The following coding sequences are from one Streptomyces sp. NBC_01294 window:
- a CDS encoding LysR family transcriptional regulator: MLNLERLRTLDALARHGSVSGAADGLHVTTSAVSQQMAKLEREVGQPLLAKSGRGVRLTDAGRLLADHAARIISQVELAQADVEAQRGCAVGELRIGAFPTAMRGLLPQVLSVLRTGHPELRALVREQEPEESMTAVVRGDLDLALAIDWHNKRMPVPSELTRAHLLDDSVDIAVPAGHRLADRSEISLAEFADDDWISWNEGQFCHEWLVYTLRGTGIEPRIAHIAEEHHTQLAFVEAGLGVCVAPKLGRGPVPPGVRLLPVCDTVRRHVYAVWRADADRRPSIRAAVDALQKVAAGLQ, encoded by the coding sequence ATGTTGAACTTGGAGCGCCTGCGTACCCTCGACGCCCTCGCCCGCCACGGTTCGGTCAGCGGCGCGGCCGACGGGCTCCATGTCACCACATCCGCCGTCTCCCAGCAGATGGCCAAGCTGGAGCGGGAGGTCGGCCAGCCGCTGCTGGCCAAGAGCGGGCGCGGGGTCCGGCTCACCGACGCCGGGCGGCTGCTCGCCGATCACGCGGCCCGGATCATCTCCCAGGTGGAGCTGGCCCAGGCCGACGTCGAGGCCCAGCGGGGGTGCGCCGTCGGCGAGTTGCGGATCGGCGCCTTCCCGACCGCCATGCGCGGGCTGCTGCCCCAGGTCCTGTCCGTGCTGCGCACCGGACATCCCGAGCTGCGGGCCCTGGTGCGCGAGCAGGAGCCCGAGGAAAGCATGACCGCCGTCGTGCGCGGGGACCTCGACCTGGCGCTGGCGATCGACTGGCACAACAAGCGGATGCCGGTGCCCTCCGAGCTCACCCGGGCCCATCTGCTGGACGACTCCGTCGACATCGCGGTCCCGGCCGGTCACCGGCTGGCCGACCGGAGCGAGATCTCCCTGGCCGAATTCGCCGACGACGACTGGATCTCCTGGAACGAGGGGCAGTTCTGCCACGAGTGGCTGGTCTACACCCTGCGCGGCACGGGCATCGAGCCGCGCATCGCCCACATCGCCGAGGAGCACCACACCCAGCTGGCCTTCGTGGAGGCCGGACTCGGCGTGTGCGTGGCGCCGAAGCTGGGCCGCGGCCCGGTGCCGCCGGGGGTGCGGCTGCTGCCGGTCTGCGACACCGTACGCCGCCACGTGTACGCCGTCTGGCGCGCGGACGCCGACCGGCGGCCCTCCATCCGGGCTGCGGTCGACGCCTTGCAGAAGGTGGCCGCCGGACTGCAGTGA
- a CDS encoding pyridoxamine 5'-phosphate oxidase family protein: MDETQRRGRRIMMSDAEVDAFLREQKTCRVATVSPDGRPHVGALWFAWDGGSLWLYSITRSRRWSDLRKDPRISVVVDAGEAYDELRGVELSGSAVFVGEAPRTGKPCPELAEPERIFPVKNFGIEEMPHDGRHAWIRLTPESVVSWDFRKI, translated from the coding sequence ATGGACGAGACTCAGCGGCGGGGCCGCCGCATCATGATGAGCGACGCGGAAGTGGACGCCTTCCTGCGCGAGCAGAAGACCTGCCGGGTGGCGACGGTCTCCCCCGACGGGCGCCCCCACGTGGGCGCCCTGTGGTTCGCGTGGGATGGCGGCTCGCTGTGGCTGTACTCGATCACGCGCAGCCGGCGCTGGTCCGACCTGCGCAAGGACCCGCGGATCTCGGTGGTCGTGGACGCGGGCGAGGCGTACGACGAACTGCGCGGGGTGGAACTGTCCGGCAGCGCCGTCTTCGTGGGCGAGGCCCCGCGCACCGGCAAGCCGTGCCCCGAACTCGCCGAGCCCGAGCGGATCTTCCCCGTCAAGAACTTCGGCATCGAGGAGATGCCGCACGACGGGCGGCACGCCTGGATCCGCCTCACCCCGGAGTCGGTCGTCTCCTGGGACTTCCGCAAGATCTAA
- a CDS encoding cysteine hydrolase codes for MPDLDPATTALLTVECQNGVVGEESALPELAKEARDSGMLGRVAALVDAARGAGVQVLHAVAERRPDGLGANSNARLFRAAGRLPVRQLTGSRAVEVAAPIVVAERDMVVRRLHGLSPMAGTDLDALLRNLGIRTLVVTGVSSNIAIPNTVFDAVNLGYQVVVPADAIAGVPASCTAEVIRNSLALVAAITTAEDLLKQWTPAA; via the coding sequence ATGCCGGATCTCGATCCCGCCACCACCGCGCTGCTCACCGTCGAATGCCAGAACGGTGTCGTGGGCGAGGAGAGCGCGCTGCCCGAACTCGCCAAGGAGGCCAGGGACTCGGGGATGCTGGGGCGGGTGGCCGCGCTGGTCGACGCCGCGCGCGGGGCCGGCGTACAGGTGCTGCACGCGGTCGCCGAGCGGCGGCCGGACGGGCTCGGGGCGAACAGCAACGCACGGCTGTTCCGGGCCGCCGGGAGGCTGCCTGTACGTCAGTTGACCGGGAGCCGGGCGGTGGAGGTGGCAGCCCCCATCGTCGTGGCCGAACGGGACATGGTGGTGCGCCGCCTGCACGGGCTCTCCCCGATGGCCGGCACCGATCTGGACGCGCTGCTGCGCAACCTCGGCATCCGCACCCTCGTCGTCACCGGGGTCTCCTCGAACATCGCGATCCCGAACACCGTCTTCGACGCCGTGAACCTCGGCTACCAGGTCGTGGTTCCGGCCGACGCGATCGCGGGCGTGCCCGCCTCCTGCACCGCGGAGGTGATCCGCAACTCCCTGGCACTGGTGGCGGCCATCACCACCGCCGAGGACCTGCTCAAGCAGTGGACTCCCGCGGCCTGA
- a CDS encoding PRC-barrel domain-containing protein, producing MAEKGIWDYHQDAGYRLGIDLIGYKVEATDGSIGKIDKHSEDMDTAHLVVDTGHWIFGRHVLLPAGTISRIDTAEEKVYVNRTKEQIKNAPEYDEAKYVGESGYMEQLGRYYNQPHM from the coding sequence ATGGCTGAGAAGGGCATCTGGGACTACCACCAGGACGCGGGATACCGGCTGGGGATCGACCTGATCGGCTACAAGGTCGAAGCCACCGACGGCAGCATCGGGAAGATCGACAAACACTCCGAGGACATGGACACCGCCCACCTCGTCGTCGACACCGGCCACTGGATCTTCGGCAGGCACGTGCTGCTCCCGGCGGGCACCATCTCGCGCATCGACACGGCCGAGGAGAAGGTGTACGTCAACCGGACCAAGGAGCAGATCAAGAACGCCCCCGAGTACGACGAGGCCAAGTACGTCGGCGAGTCCGGCTACATGGAGCAGCTCGGGCGCTACTACAACCAGCCCCACATGTAG
- a CDS encoding type 1 glutamine amidotransferase domain-containing protein — MRIAFLTAPEGVEEIELTEPWKAVEQAGWNPQLVSTAPGRVRAYHHLDKAGTFPVDHVLAGDTSDAFDALVLPGGVANPDALRMNERAVGFARSFFDAGKPVAAICHAPWLLVEADVVRGRTLTSWPSLATDIRNAGGTWVDESVRVCDAAPATLVTSRKPGDLDAFCGTFVKEFAGRRP, encoded by the coding sequence GTGCGCATCGCCTTTCTGACCGCGCCCGAGGGCGTGGAGGAGATCGAACTCACCGAGCCCTGGAAGGCCGTCGAACAGGCCGGATGGAACCCCCAGCTGGTCTCGACGGCACCCGGCCGGGTCCGCGCGTACCACCATCTCGACAAGGCGGGCACCTTCCCCGTCGACCACGTCCTCGCCGGTGACACGTCGGACGCCTTCGACGCGCTCGTGCTGCCCGGAGGGGTCGCCAACCCCGACGCGCTGCGCATGAACGAGCGGGCCGTCGGCTTCGCCCGCAGCTTCTTCGACGCGGGCAAGCCCGTCGCGGCGATCTGCCACGCCCCGTGGCTCCTGGTGGAGGCGGACGTGGTCCGAGGCCGCACGCTGACCTCCTGGCCGAGCCTGGCCACCGACATCCGCAACGCGGGCGGTACCTGGGTGGACGAGTCCGTACGGGTCTGTGACGCGGCGCCCGCGACGCTGGTCACCAGCCGGAAACCGGGCGACCTCGACGCCTTCTGCGGGACGTTCGTCAAGGAATTCGCGGGCCGCCGGCCCTGA
- a CDS encoding CsbD family protein: MSKAKGKAKQVKGKIKETAGSAMDDKQMQAEGSAERMSGKAEETVAKTSDQMKKARGK; this comes from the coding sequence ATGAGCAAGGCAAAGGGTAAGGCCAAGCAGGTCAAGGGCAAGATCAAGGAGACCGCCGGCAGCGCCATGGACGACAAGCAGATGCAGGCGGAGGGCAGCGCCGAGCGGATGAGCGGCAAGGCCGAGGAGACGGTGGCGAAGACCTCCGACCAGATGAAGAAGGCCAGGGGCAAGTAG
- a CDS encoding HipA family kinase has protein sequence MLTEVIATRYVTPLREGGSLPGIVEADDLGTYVMKFTGAGQGRKTLVAEVICGRLAQRLGLRVPRLVQMQLDPVIGLGEPDQEVQELLKASGGLNLGMDYLPGSIGFDPLAYQVDPVEAGRVVWFDALINNVDRSWRNPNMLVWHGDLWLIDHGATMIWHHNWPTAPAASDKPYNASDHVLAPVGPDIGTAAAALAPLVTEELLTEVAADVPDEWLVDEPGFDSTDALRRAYVEALLPRAATIHERISTTAEVRPRSGPPGWLAERLAPQPHRKKSDSE, from the coding sequence ATGCTCACAGAAGTGATCGCGACTCGTTACGTCACGCCCCTGCGTGAGGGCGGCTCGCTCCCGGGAATCGTCGAGGCCGACGACCTCGGTACCTACGTCATGAAATTCACCGGCGCCGGCCAGGGCCGCAAGACCCTGGTCGCCGAGGTCATCTGCGGCCGCCTGGCCCAGCGGCTGGGGCTGAGGGTCCCGCGGCTGGTGCAGATGCAGCTCGACCCCGTCATCGGGCTCGGCGAGCCCGACCAGGAGGTCCAGGAGCTGCTCAAGGCCAGCGGCGGGCTCAACCTCGGCATGGACTACCTGCCCGGCTCGATCGGCTTCGACCCGCTCGCGTACCAGGTGGACCCGGTCGAGGCGGGGCGCGTGGTCTGGTTCGACGCCCTCATCAACAACGTCGACCGGTCCTGGCGCAACCCGAACATGCTGGTCTGGCACGGCGACCTGTGGCTCATCGACCACGGCGCCACCATGATCTGGCACCACAACTGGCCCACGGCCCCTGCCGCGTCCGACAAGCCGTACAACGCCTCCGACCACGTGCTCGCTCCCGTGGGACCGGACATCGGGACCGCTGCCGCCGCGCTCGCGCCGCTGGTCACCGAGGAACTGCTCACCGAGGTCGCCGCCGACGTCCCCGACGAGTGGCTGGTCGACGAGCCGGGCTTTGACTCCACCGATGCGCTGCGCCGCGCCTACGTCGAGGCGCTGTTGCCGCGCGCGGCCACGATCCACGAGAGGATCTCGACGACCGCCGAGGTGAGGCCGCGGTCCGGGCCGCCCGGCTGGCTCGCAGAGCGCCTCGCCCCCCAGCCCCACCGGAAGAAGAGCGACAGCGAGTGA
- a CDS encoding DUF3037 domain-containing protein: MIKRDVFEYALVRVVPRMERGECFNAGVIVYCRAHSYVAARTHLDEAKLLALDPGADVAGVRAALRGVEGVCSGGTEAGQAAGDDAGRRFRWLIAPRSTVVQPGPVHTGLTADPAAEVERLLSLLVR; encoded by the coding sequence GTGATCAAGCGGGACGTGTTCGAGTACGCGCTGGTGCGTGTGGTGCCCCGGATGGAACGCGGCGAGTGTTTCAACGCCGGCGTGATCGTCTACTGCCGGGCGCATTCCTACGTCGCCGCGCGCACCCACCTCGACGAGGCGAAGCTCCTCGCCCTGGACCCCGGGGCGGATGTGGCCGGCGTACGGGCAGCCCTGCGCGGGGTCGAGGGTGTGTGCAGCGGCGGTACCGAGGCGGGGCAGGCGGCGGGCGACGACGCGGGGCGGCGGTTCCGCTGGCTGATCGCCCCGCGCAGCACGGTGGTGCAGCCGGGGCCGGTGCACACCGGCCTGACGGCCGATCCGGCGGCGGAGGTGGAGCGGCTGCTGAGCCTGCTGGTGCGCTGA
- the fabG gene encoding 3-oxoacyl-ACP reductase FabG, which produces MSTTEQRVAIVTGAARGIGAATAVRLAAEGRAVAVLDLDEAACKDTVEAITAACGKALAVGCDVSDGAQVEAAVARVASELGAPTILVNNAGVLRDNLLFKMSETDWDTVMNVHLRGAFLMSKACQKYMVEAKFGRIVNLSSSSALGNRGQVNYSAAKAGLQGFTKTLAIELGKFGVTANAVAPGFIVTEMTAQTAARVGMGFEDFQAAAATQIPVQRVGRPDDIANAIAFFTGEAAGFVSGQVMYVAGGPLN; this is translated from the coding sequence ATGTCCACCACCGAGCAGCGCGTCGCGATCGTGACCGGGGCGGCCCGGGGCATCGGCGCGGCCACCGCCGTACGCCTGGCCGCCGAGGGCCGGGCCGTCGCCGTACTCGACCTCGACGAGGCCGCCTGCAAGGACACCGTGGAGGCCATCACCGCGGCCTGCGGCAAGGCCCTGGCGGTCGGCTGCGACGTCTCCGACGGCGCGCAGGTGGAGGCGGCCGTCGCGCGCGTCGCGAGCGAGCTCGGCGCTCCGACCATCCTGGTCAACAACGCGGGTGTGCTGCGCGACAACCTGCTGTTCAAGATGAGCGAGACCGACTGGGACACGGTCATGAACGTGCACCTGCGCGGTGCCTTCCTGATGTCCAAGGCCTGTCAGAAGTACATGGTGGAGGCCAAGTTCGGCCGCATCGTGAACCTTTCCAGCAGCTCGGCGCTCGGCAACCGCGGCCAGGTCAACTACTCCGCCGCCAAGGCCGGCCTGCAGGGCTTCACCAAGACCCTGGCCATCGAGCTCGGCAAGTTCGGCGTCACCGCCAACGCCGTCGCCCCCGGCTTCATCGTGACCGAGATGACCGCCCAGACGGCCGCCCGGGTCGGCATGGGCTTCGAGGACTTCCAGGCGGCGGCCGCCACTCAGATCCCCGTCCAGCGCGTCGGCCGTCCGGACGACATCGCCAACGCCATCGCGTTCTTCACGGGCGAGGCCGCCGGCTTCGTCTCCGGCCAGGTCATGTACGTGGCCGGCGGCCCGCTCAACTGA
- a CDS encoding SDR family oxidoreductase has protein sequence MTYDGIDSGKVALITGASRGIGYGIAEALVARGDRLCITGRNEDALKEAVERLGADRVIGVAGKAHDEAHQAVAVERTMEAFGRVDFLVNNAGTNPVFGPIADLDLGVARKVFETNVISALGFAQRTWHAWQKDNGGAIVNIASIAGVSASPFIGAYGMSKAAMVNLTLQLAHEMAPGVRVNAIAPAVVKTKFAQALYEGREQEAAAAYPLGRLGLPEDIGGAAAFLTSAQAEWITGQTLVVDGGMFLNAGVH, from the coding sequence ATGACGTACGACGGTATCGACAGCGGCAAGGTCGCACTGATCACCGGGGCGAGCCGGGGCATCGGCTACGGCATCGCCGAGGCGCTGGTCGCCCGCGGCGACCGGCTCTGCATCACCGGGCGCAACGAGGACGCCCTCAAGGAGGCCGTCGAGCGGCTCGGGGCGGACCGGGTGATCGGGGTCGCCGGCAAGGCCCACGACGAGGCCCACCAGGCCGTCGCGGTCGAACGCACGATGGAGGCCTTCGGCCGCGTCGACTTCCTGGTGAACAACGCGGGCACCAACCCGGTCTTCGGCCCGATCGCGGACCTGGACCTCGGGGTCGCGCGCAAGGTCTTCGAGACCAACGTGATCTCGGCGCTCGGCTTCGCCCAGCGGACCTGGCACGCCTGGCAGAAGGACAACGGCGGTGCGATCGTGAACATCGCCTCCATCGCCGGCGTCTCCGCCTCGCCCTTCATCGGCGCGTACGGGATGAGCAAGGCCGCCATGGTCAACCTCACGCTCCAGCTCGCGCACGAGATGGCGCCCGGGGTCCGGGTCAACGCGATCGCCCCCGCGGTGGTCAAGACGAAGTTCGCGCAGGCGCTCTACGAGGGCCGGGAGCAGGAGGCCGCGGCCGCCTACCCGCTCGGCCGGCTCGGGCTCCCGGAGGACATCGGAGGGGCCGCGGCGTTCCTTACATCTGCACAAGCGGAATGGATCACGGGTCAGACTCTGGTCGTCGATGGAGGGATGTTCCTCAATGCCGGGGTGCACTGA
- a CDS encoding ABC transporter substrate-binding protein — translation MFNRTRCLQITAALASISLLAGCGLLSEDDGDETKRIVVGTTSAPSTLDPAAAWDGSWELYRNVYQTLLAFPTGSTKPQPDAAQNCEFTDSASQAYRCTLRKGLKFSNGEALDSKAVKHSLDRIMTINSKVGPKDLFGSLEKIETPDPLTVVFHLKNSDATFPYVLGSPAASLVAPKEYPADKVRGDGKVTGSGPYVLDSYKEGSEAVLSRNGSYTGFANRRNGAVTIRYFADSAKMVAALKAKDIDATYRGLSAPQITELQTPDAQSEGVQVVENVGAEIRYLVFNPKDPAVNKLAVRQAIAQVIDRGTLVSKVYQGTAEPLYSMVPKGVVGHKTPFYDKYGAADVGKAKKILKDAGITQQVDLTFWYTTDRYGSSTADEFTEIKRQLDESKLFNITLRSQPWKTFQEGYKSGEYPVFGRGWFPDFPDPDNFIAPFVGKENAVGTAYEPTEILTDLLPKSRREGERSAGVAQFEKAQQIFAEDVRLLPLWQGKLYVAAREDIAGAERALDPQTAMQMWELYRKTSW, via the coding sequence GTGTTCAACCGGACCAGATGCCTGCAGATCACTGCGGCCCTTGCGTCCATATCCCTGCTCGCCGGATGCGGCCTGCTGTCGGAGGACGACGGCGACGAGACCAAAAGGATCGTCGTCGGTACCACGAGCGCACCGAGCACCCTCGATCCCGCCGCGGCGTGGGACGGCTCCTGGGAGCTGTACCGGAACGTCTACCAGACGCTGCTGGCCTTCCCGACGGGCTCCACCAAGCCCCAGCCGGACGCCGCTCAGAACTGCGAGTTCACGGACTCGGCGAGCCAGGCGTACCGGTGCACCCTGCGCAAGGGCCTGAAGTTCTCCAACGGGGAGGCGCTCGACTCCAAGGCGGTCAAGCACTCCCTCGACCGGATCATGACCATCAACTCCAAGGTCGGCCCGAAGGACCTCTTCGGCAGCCTGGAGAAGATCGAGACCCCGGACCCGCTGACGGTGGTCTTCCACCTGAAGAACTCGGACGCCACCTTCCCGTACGTCCTCGGCTCGCCCGCCGCCTCGCTGGTCGCGCCCAAGGAGTACCCCGCCGACAAGGTGCGCGGGGACGGCAAGGTCACCGGCTCCGGCCCGTACGTGCTCGACTCGTACAAGGAGGGCAGCGAGGCCGTCCTCAGCCGCAACGGGAGCTACACGGGCTTCGCCAACCGCCGTAACGGCGCGGTGACCATCCGCTACTTCGCGGATTCCGCGAAGATGGTCGCAGCCCTGAAGGCCAAGGACATCGACGCCACCTACCGTGGCCTGTCGGCCCCGCAGATCACCGAGCTGCAGACCCCCGACGCGCAGTCGGAGGGCGTCCAGGTCGTCGAGAACGTCGGCGCCGAGATCCGCTACCTGGTCTTCAACCCCAAGGACCCGGCGGTCAACAAGCTCGCCGTCCGCCAGGCCATCGCCCAGGTCATCGACCGGGGGACCCTCGTCTCCAAGGTCTACCAGGGCACCGCGGAGCCGCTGTATTCGATGGTTCCCAAGGGCGTGGTCGGCCACAAGACGCCGTTCTACGACAAGTACGGCGCCGCGGACGTGGGCAAGGCCAAGAAGATCCTCAAGGACGCCGGGATCACCCAGCAGGTCGACCTGACCTTCTGGTACACGACCGACCGGTACGGCTCCTCCACCGCCGACGAGTTCACCGAGATCAAGCGGCAGCTCGACGAGAGCAAGCTGTTCAACATCACCCTGCGCAGCCAGCCCTGGAAGACCTTCCAGGAGGGCTACAAGAGCGGCGAGTACCCGGTCTTCGGCCGCGGGTGGTTCCCCGACTTCCCGGACCCGGACAACTTCATCGCGCCGTTCGTCGGCAAGGAGAACGCGGTCGGCACCGCCTACGAGCCCACCGAGATCCTGACCGACCTGCTGCCCAAGTCCCGCCGCGAAGGCGAGCGCTCGGCCGGTGTCGCGCAGTTCGAGAAGGCGCAGCAGATCTTCGCCGAGGACGTCCGTCTGCTGCCCCTGTGGCAGGGCAAGCTGTACGTCGCCGCGCGCGAGGACATCGCGGGCGCCGAGCGGGCGCTGGACCCGCAGACCGCCATGCAGATGTGGGAGCTGTACCGCAAGACCAGCTGGTAA
- a CDS encoding uracil-DNA glycosylase, which produces MLPESWLPVLGGELDQPYFQELTEFVEKERANGPVYPPHEQVFAALEATPFDQVKVLVLGQDPYHGAGQGHGLCFSVQPGVKTPPSLRNIYKEMKEELGLPVPDNGYLMPWAQQGVLLLNAVLTVREAEPNSHKGKGWEKFTDAVIRAVSERPDPAVFVLWGAYAQKKIPLIDEERHVVVKGAHPSPLSAKKFFGSRPFTQINEAIAAQGHEPIDWRIPDLG; this is translated from the coding sequence ATGCTGCCCGAGTCCTGGCTCCCCGTCCTCGGCGGAGAGCTGGACCAGCCCTACTTCCAGGAACTCACCGAGTTCGTCGAGAAGGAGCGGGCGAACGGGCCGGTCTACCCGCCCCACGAGCAGGTGTTCGCGGCCCTGGAGGCCACGCCCTTCGACCAGGTGAAGGTGCTCGTCCTCGGCCAGGACCCGTACCACGGCGCCGGCCAGGGGCACGGCCTGTGCTTCTCCGTGCAGCCCGGGGTCAAGACCCCGCCCTCCCTGCGCAACATCTACAAGGAGATGAAGGAGGAGCTCGGCCTGCCGGTCCCGGACAACGGGTACCTGATGCCGTGGGCGCAGCAGGGCGTCCTGCTCCTCAACGCGGTGCTCACCGTCCGTGAGGCCGAGCCCAATTCGCACAAGGGCAAGGGCTGGGAGAAGTTCACCGACGCCGTGATCCGCGCGGTCTCCGAGCGCCCCGACCCGGCCGTCTTCGTCCTGTGGGGCGCCTACGCCCAGAAGAAGATCCCGCTGATCGACGAGGAGCGGCACGTGGTCGTCAAGGGCGCCCACCCCTCCCCGCTGTCGGCCAAGAAGTTCTTCGGCTCCCGCCCCTTCACGCAGATCAACGAGGCCATCGCCGCCCAGGGGCATGAGCCGATCGACTGGCGGATCCCGGACCTCGGCTGA
- a CDS encoding DinB family protein, with protein MTTSSGSHRNEPATTADERDMLDGWLDYHRATLAWKCEGLRDDQLRRAPLAPSELSLLGLVRHMAEVERYWFREIILGEELPELYCTGEDPDGDFHFDDEATWAATEQVWQTEVELARQAAAGRSLDLRSQAESHHRGEVFSLRWVYTHMIEEYARHNGHADLLREQIDGATGD; from the coding sequence ATGACCACCAGTTCCGGATCACATCGCAACGAGCCCGCCACCACCGCCGACGAGCGGGACATGCTGGACGGCTGGCTCGACTACCACCGCGCCACCCTCGCCTGGAAATGCGAGGGCCTCCGGGACGACCAGTTGCGGCGCGCCCCGCTCGCACCCTCCGAGCTCAGCCTCCTGGGCCTCGTACGGCACATGGCGGAGGTGGAGCGGTACTGGTTCCGGGAGATCATCCTGGGCGAGGAGCTTCCCGAGTTGTACTGCACGGGCGAAGACCCGGACGGCGACTTCCACTTCGACGACGAGGCCACCTGGGCCGCGACCGAGCAGGTGTGGCAGACCGAGGTCGAACTGGCCCGCCAGGCCGCCGCGGGCCGCTCGCTGGACCTGCGCTCGCAGGCCGAGAGCCACCACCGCGGCGAGGTGTTCAGCCTGCGCTGGGTCTACACCCACATGATCGAGGAGTACGCGCGCCACAACGGCCACGCGGACCTGCTGCGCGAGCAGATAGACGGCGCCACCGGCGATTAG
- a CDS encoding Gfo/Idh/MocA family protein has protein sequence MKVGCIGLGDIAQKAYLPVLTTRPGLELHLQTRNPSTLERVGEIHHVPAARRHTDLDALLAEGLDAAFVHAATTAHPQIVTRLLEAGVPTYVDKPLAYEFADSLRLVELAEQRGVSLVVGFNRRHAPGYAQCADHARDLIVMQKNRIGLPEDPRTLVLDDFIHVVDTLRFLLPGEADHVDVRAVVRDGLMHQVVLQLSGSDFTALGIMNRLSGSGEEILEVSGRDTKRQVVNLAEVIDHKGQPTVRRRGDWVPVARQRGIEQIVDHFLEAVAAGRTLSARDALLTHELCERVVNSALEQAS, from the coding sequence GTGAAGGTCGGCTGCATCGGACTCGGCGACATCGCGCAGAAGGCGTACCTGCCCGTCCTCACCACCCGCCCGGGCCTCGAGCTGCACCTGCAGACCCGAAACCCATCCACGCTGGAGCGGGTCGGCGAGATCCACCACGTCCCGGCCGCGCGCCGGCACACCGACCTCGACGCGCTGCTCGCCGAGGGGCTCGACGCGGCCTTCGTGCACGCCGCGACCACGGCCCACCCCCAGATCGTCACGCGGCTGCTGGAGGCCGGCGTGCCGACGTACGTGGACAAGCCGCTCGCCTACGAGTTCGCGGACTCGCTGCGGCTGGTGGAACTGGCCGAGCAGCGCGGGGTCTCGCTCGTCGTGGGCTTCAACCGCCGCCACGCGCCCGGCTACGCGCAGTGCGCCGACCACGCGCGCGATCTGATCGTCATGCAGAAGAACCGGATCGGACTGCCCGAGGACCCGCGCACCCTGGTGCTGGACGACTTCATCCACGTCGTCGACACCCTGCGCTTCCTGCTGCCCGGCGAGGCCGACCACGTCGACGTCCGGGCCGTGGTGCGCGACGGGCTGATGCACCAGGTGGTGCTCCAGCTGTCCGGCTCCGACTTCACCGCGCTGGGCATCATGAACCGGCTGTCCGGCTCCGGCGAGGAGATCCTGGAGGTGTCCGGCCGCGACACCAAGCGGCAGGTCGTCAACCTCGCGGAGGTCATCGACCACAAGGGGCAGCCGACCGTGCGCCGCCGCGGCGACTGGGTCCCGGTCGCCCGCCAGCGCGGCATCGAGCAGATCGTGGACCACTTCCTGGAGGCCGTCGCGGCGGGCAGGACGCTCAGCGCCCGGGACGCGCTGCTCACCCACGAGCTGTGCGAGCGGGTGGTGAACTCGGCTCTGGAGCAGGCCTCCTGA